One Weissella ceti DNA window includes the following coding sequences:
- a CDS encoding YdcF family protein, translating to MYPFIPYALVISVFVTCIALYMSYRSNKVRLLNGMLLTFLLGEVGLLTIVALTALNNPQVTMLFVLLFLVIFIPIIIVMSWAGVLLLINAFFVLRKESHSLGNLLTLFLGIGILLLPVILNLFDALFPYWLAQGIRSLTGALIGYFIFWLISFVMSFILYVLFRPKYNQAYIIVLGAGLINGREVSGLLASRIKRAMQFADKQEQKGNSRPILIMSGGQGADEALPEGEAMRQYAIDQGYPTDLVIAEKESTTTYENMLFSKAIIEEKGLPLNNGLFCTSDYHVFRAAGYALRVGLKIDGIGAKTKNYFVYNAFIREYIAILANHKKFHAISLALIAISIISLSIFMGYTTNWQ from the coding sequence ATGTACCCATTTATACCATATGCCTTAGTGATTAGCGTCTTCGTGACTTGCATTGCGCTATATATGAGCTACCGCTCAAATAAAGTCCGCTTATTAAACGGTATGTTATTAACATTCTTATTAGGAGAAGTGGGCTTACTAACAATCGTTGCCTTAACAGCATTAAACAATCCACAAGTAACAATGCTTTTTGTTTTGTTATTCTTGGTAATTTTCATTCCGATTATTATTGTGATGTCGTGGGCAGGGGTTTTATTATTGATTAACGCTTTCTTTGTTCTACGAAAAGAAAGTCATTCGTTAGGTAATCTATTAACGCTATTTTTGGGAATTGGCATCCTATTATTACCTGTAATTTTGAATTTATTTGATGCGTTGTTCCCGTATTGGCTTGCGCAAGGTATTCGTAGTTTAACCGGGGCATTAATCGGCTACTTTATCTTTTGGCTAATTAGTTTTGTGATGTCATTTATCTTGTATGTCTTATTCCGACCTAAGTACAACCAAGCATACATTATTGTGTTAGGCGCTGGCTTAATTAATGGTCGTGAGGTCTCAGGCTTACTAGCATCTCGAATTAAACGTGCGATGCAGTTTGCCGACAAACAAGAACAAAAAGGGAATTCACGCCCAATCTTGATTATGTCTGGTGGACAAGGGGCAGATGAAGCGTTACCTGAAGGTGAAGCGATGCGTCAATATGCAATTGATCAAGGGTATCCAACTGACCTTGTAATTGCAGAAAAAGAATCCACAACAACCTATGAGAATATGTTGTTTTCAAAAGCCATTATTGAAGAAAAAGGGCTGCCCTTAAATAATGGGTTGTTTTGTACCAGCGACTATCACGTCTTTCGAGCTGCTGGTTACGCCCTCCGTGTTGGTTTGAAAATTGATGGGATTGGGGCAAAAACAAAAAATTACTTTGTCTACAATGCCTTTATCCGCGAATACATCGCAATTTTAGCTAACCACAAGAAGTTTCATGCCATTAGTTTAGCATTAATCGCTATTTCAATTATTAGTTTGTCAATCTTTATGGGGTATACAACAAATTGGCAATAA
- a CDS encoding trans-sulfuration enzyme family protein has product MKFETNAIHAGIQHDPETGAVVPAIYQTSTYKQAELGGTPEYEYTRGENPTRFAVESVIAALEGGEYGYAFSSGMAAIHAVMSGSLKQNDHLVMGNDVYGGTFRLVSRILTDLGIEFTAVDTADTDAVLAALRPETKMIFLETPSNPLLHVTDIRAISEAVKAKNPEIVVAVDNTFASPYNQRPLELGADISVSSGTKYLGGHSDVVSGFVVVNDSELAKGIKFIQMSVGAVLSPQESFLVQRSLKTLALRVERHNENAQILAEFLNNHPKVAKVYYPGLVGTPDYEIARKQMSGFGGMISIELNEGLSTKDFVEGLDVFMLAESLGGVESLIEVPAVMTHASIPSEIRRENGISDELVRISVGIEHIDDLQADLAKALDRL; this is encoded by the coding sequence ATGAAATTTGAAACAAATGCAATTCATGCCGGCATTCAACATGATCCTGAAACAGGAGCTGTTGTTCCAGCAATTTATCAAACATCTACCTACAAACAGGCAGAACTAGGTGGCACACCTGAATATGAATATACTCGTGGTGAAAATCCAACGCGTTTTGCAGTTGAATCTGTTATCGCTGCGCTAGAAGGTGGTGAATATGGTTATGCCTTCTCATCTGGAATGGCCGCTATCCACGCTGTGATGTCTGGTTCACTAAAACAAAATGACCATTTAGTTATGGGAAATGACGTTTACGGGGGTACTTTCCGTCTAGTATCACGCATCTTAACAGACTTGGGTATTGAATTCACAGCCGTTGATACTGCAGATACAGATGCAGTATTGGCAGCTTTACGTCCAGAAACTAAGATGATTTTCTTGGAAACACCTTCAAACCCATTACTACACGTCACGGATATTCGTGCTATTTCAGAAGCGGTTAAGGCTAAGAACCCTGAAATCGTAGTGGCTGTTGATAACACATTTGCCTCACCATATAACCAACGCCCATTGGAACTAGGGGCTGACATTTCTGTTTCTTCTGGAACAAAGTATCTAGGTGGTCACTCAGACGTTGTTTCTGGATTTGTTGTGGTTAATGATTCAGAATTAGCGAAGGGCATTAAGTTCATTCAAATGTCTGTTGGAGCAGTTTTGTCACCACAAGAATCATTCTTGGTACAACGTTCATTGAAGACTTTGGCGCTGCGTGTAGAGCGTCATAACGAAAACGCACAAATCTTGGCTGAATTCTTGAACAATCATCCTAAGGTTGCGAAAGTATATTACCCAGGACTCGTAGGCACACCCGACTACGAAATCGCTCGTAAGCAAATGTCTGGCTTTGGTGGAATGATTTCAATCGAATTGAATGAAGGTCTATCAACTAAGGACTTTGTCGAAGGCTTGGATGTCTTCATGTTAGCTGAATCACTAGGTGGAGTAGAATCATTGATCGAAGTACCTGCTGTGATGACACACGCATCAATTCCTAGCGAAATTCGTCGTGAAAATGGGATTTCAGACGAACTTGTTCGTATTTCTGTTGGGATTGAACACATTGATGACTTACAAGCTGATCTGGCAAAGGCCCTTGATCGTTTGTAA
- a CDS encoding DMT family transporter — translation MAIFVLLAFVSGLFLSNQSPINTRLGYRLGSPFLSASVSFTIGTIFLGLITWIQIGALLPSGAFVIEHPLWIWLGGVLGAIFLTSNILLFPRIGAVKTVVLPLVGQILTGLAIDTFGWFGASATSFSLIQALGVLIMFAGLFLTVLTKNNSQNTDATNLTTKLWMIWAVMIGTFSAMQQAINGHLGALLNSPVQAAFISFGIGMILIIIVTAILVKQLPTMRAIKQTEPWAYAGGILGALFVLTTVISVPQIGTGLTIMVALLGQLIGSIFVQQFGWWHSNKAGVQRKQIIGILIMLVGIAIIKFIGA, via the coding sequence ATGGCAATTTTCGTATTATTAGCATTTGTTTCGGGCTTATTTCTATCGAATCAAAGTCCCATTAACACGCGACTAGGTTATCGCTTAGGATCACCTTTTCTATCAGCATCTGTGTCGTTTACCATTGGAACTATTTTTCTAGGTTTGATTACTTGGATCCAAATTGGTGCGTTATTGCCCAGCGGTGCGTTTGTTATTGAACATCCCTTATGGATTTGGTTAGGTGGGGTATTAGGGGCGATTTTTCTAACCTCAAACATCTTGTTGTTTCCACGGATTGGGGCGGTTAAGACCGTTGTTCTACCATTAGTTGGGCAAATTCTAACTGGACTAGCCATTGATACCTTCGGTTGGTTTGGTGCTTCAGCTACAAGTTTCTCATTAATCCAAGCACTAGGTGTTCTAATTATGTTTGCTGGACTATTTCTAACTGTACTTACAAAAAACAATAGTCAAAACACTGATGCCACCAATCTGACAACCAAATTATGGATGATTTGGGCGGTGATGATTGGGACGTTTTCAGCCATGCAACAGGCAATTAATGGTCATTTAGGTGCCTTATTAAATTCACCGGTTCAGGCAGCATTCATTTCATTTGGCATTGGCATGATTTTAATTATCATTGTAACCGCCATTTTGGTGAAACAATTGCCAACAATGCGTGCCATTAAACAAACGGAACCTTGGGCATATGCGGGTGGAATTCTGGGTGCTTTATTCGTCCTAACAACCGTTATCAGTGTTCCTCAAATTGGAACAGGATTAACCATCATGGTTGCCTTACTAGGACAATTAATCGGCTCAATATTTGTTCAACAATTTGGTTGGTGGCATTCAAATAAAGCAGGTGTTCAACGTAAACAAATTATTGGGATTTTGATTATGCTAGTCGGCATTGCGATTATTAAGTTTATTGGTGCCTAG
- a CDS encoding VOC family protein has protein sequence MMIAKMRTMLYVDDVEKVASFWINLGAVEIERTALPDDSVNLVVQLSDQVELSFFTKSFIEAFSPEVLGNTPSLMLFTDKLVTLHAKIPNALPITTQNGLESFAFPDPEGNYFVFASM, from the coding sequence ATGATGATTGCTAAAATGCGAACGATGCTATATGTGGATGATGTCGAAAAAGTTGCGTCATTTTGGATTAATCTAGGCGCTGTTGAAATTGAGCGTACAGCTTTGCCGGATGATTCTGTAAATCTTGTTGTACAATTATCAGATCAAGTCGAACTATCATTCTTTACCAAGAGTTTTATTGAAGCATTTTCACCTGAGGTATTGGGAAACACCCCATCATTAATGCTATTCACTGATAAACTTGTTACGCTACATGCTAAAATTCCAAATGCACTACCGATTACAACCCAAAACGGGCTTGAATCATTCGCATTTCCGGATCCAGAAGGCAATTACTTTGTCTTTGCTTCAATGTAA
- a CDS encoding Y-family DNA polymerase: MSLPTTDEPRRKLMVIDSKSFYASCECLALGLHPLKTMLVVMSTQDKRTDGLVLASSPLAKTVLGITNVTRRSAVPNHPDLIIVPPRMSYYIAKNKEINDIFREFVAEEDLHMYSVDESILDLTDSWQYLQSKYGSDLTMAKLARIIQLRVRDAVGVYLMVGIGDSPAMAKMALDIGAKKSKTFIGEWSFETIPEYLWPITDFDKVWSIGTKTAEKLQRWGIHSMGDLAHTNPYELRQKFGKVKGDALYALAWGVDRSRIAHKHTPKNKNYSNSQVLPTTYTQTEKIAQVIREMGELLAGRLRSHQHAAQVISLFVTDGRYTSDSSGFSAQMKIPATSQTRQVVAALMTIFNDHYHRTPVRYIGVSADQVIPDIGNQIDLFDGATANIKQTDLDATLDHVRQKFGNTAVFKSSSKLPGSTLLQRANLVAGHEGGES; encoded by the coding sequence ATGTCATTACCCACAACGGATGAACCACGCCGTAAATTAATGGTTATCGATAGCAAGAGTTTCTATGCCAGTTGTGAGTGTCTTGCATTAGGCTTGCATCCTCTAAAAACCATGCTGGTCGTTATGAGTACACAAGATAAACGCACTGATGGGTTAGTTTTAGCTTCATCACCATTGGCTAAGACGGTCTTAGGGATTACAAACGTTACACGTCGTAGTGCTGTGCCTAATCATCCGGATTTGATTATCGTTCCGCCACGTATGTCTTACTATATTGCGAAAAACAAAGAAATTAACGACATTTTTCGCGAGTTTGTGGCAGAAGAGGATTTGCATATGTACTCCGTTGATGAATCAATTTTAGACTTAACTGATTCTTGGCAGTATCTACAATCTAAATATGGTTCAGATTTAACGATGGCCAAGTTGGCGCGTATTATTCAATTACGAGTTCGCGATGCTGTGGGTGTTTATTTGATGGTAGGCATTGGTGACTCACCCGCAATGGCAAAAATGGCCTTAGATATTGGGGCAAAAAAATCAAAAACGTTCATTGGTGAGTGGTCGTTTGAAACAATTCCGGAATATCTTTGGCCTATTACTGATTTCGATAAAGTTTGGAGTATTGGCACTAAAACAGCCGAGAAGTTACAACGTTGGGGCATTCATAGTATGGGCGACCTAGCTCACACCAACCCATATGAATTGCGCCAAAAATTCGGCAAAGTGAAAGGCGATGCACTTTATGCGTTAGCCTGGGGTGTCGATCGTAGTCGAATTGCGCACAAACATACACCGAAAAATAAAAATTACTCGAATAGCCAAGTGTTACCAACCACATATACTCAAACCGAAAAAATTGCACAGGTTATTCGCGAAATGGGCGAATTATTAGCTGGACGACTTCGTTCACATCAACATGCTGCACAAGTTATTTCATTGTTTGTTACTGATGGACGCTATACATCAGACAGCTCTGGCTTTTCAGCACAAATGAAAATCCCCGCTACAAGTCAAACGAGGCAAGTTGTGGCAGCACTCATGACTATCTTTAATGACCATTATCACCGGACTCCCGTGAGATATATTGGTGTATCTGCGGACCAAGTCATTCCCGATATTGGTAATCAAATTGACTTGTTTGACGGTGCCACCGCAAATATTAAACAAACTGATTTAGATGCGACGCTTGATCATGTGCGCCAAAAATTTGGCAATACCGCTGTGTTTAAATCCAGTTCAAAATTACCAGGAAGTACTTTATTACAACGAGCTAATTTAGTTGCTGGTCATGAAGGAGGGGAATCATGA
- the abc-f gene encoding ribosomal protection-like ABC-F family protein, with protein MSNIIIKNMSFAYDGGDAIFNQVNLNLDSSWKLGLIGRNGRGKTTLLKILQNKLDYQGTIETSVPLKYFPANISDDTVSVQTILNQLVPIEYQWMVDRELSLLGLDLADILDRMFATLSGGERTKVLLAISFIDDEHFILLDEPTNHLDINTRSQITSYLNAKSGFIVISHDRSFLNAVIDHVVAIEQTQLRLYQGNFDVYEHEKALRDQSEQAENTRLKRDINRLTETAREKAQWSNSREQSKSGSRTEFNSKNRGDKGFEGARAARTMKRSKSLLKRKNDEVSQKEKLLKDIEVSEPLTMAPLQSPHSVLLSVSELSIGYTDRPLINPVSFELSTGKVLALTGDNGTGKSALIRALLEQQDLIVSGSYHWASQLIISQVQQDTSGLSGTLADFSETHHLVLEELLGTLFKLGIPRQVFTQQLEQMSEGQKKRVELAKSLLTPAHVFIWDEPLNYLDVFNQEQIEELITQVQPAMLIIEHDQTFLNTIHAQQVALEAFTD; from the coding sequence ATGTCGAATATAATCATTAAAAATATGTCATTTGCCTATGATGGCGGTGATGCTATTTTTAATCAAGTGAATTTAAATCTTGATTCATCTTGGAAACTTGGCCTAATTGGCCGAAATGGCCGTGGTAAAACCACGCTCTTAAAGATTTTACAAAACAAACTTGATTATCAGGGAACAATTGAAACCAGCGTCCCTTTGAAATACTTTCCAGCAAATATTTCTGATGATACGGTCTCAGTACAAACGATTCTCAATCAACTCGTCCCCATTGAATATCAATGGATGGTTGACCGTGAACTATCTTTACTGGGCCTTGATTTGGCAGACATCTTGGATCGTATGTTTGCAACATTATCTGGTGGTGAACGTACCAAAGTTTTGTTAGCAATTAGCTTTATTGATGATGAGCACTTTATTTTATTAGATGAGCCCACAAATCATCTCGATATCAATACGCGAAGTCAAATTACAAGTTATCTAAACGCAAAAAGTGGCTTCATTGTCATTAGTCATGATCGTTCATTTTTGAACGCTGTTATCGATCATGTCGTGGCAATTGAACAAACACAATTACGTTTGTATCAAGGTAATTTTGATGTCTACGAACACGAAAAAGCTTTACGCGACCAAAGTGAACAAGCGGAAAATACCCGACTAAAACGTGATATTAACCGTTTAACTGAAACGGCGCGTGAAAAAGCACAGTGGAGTAATAGTCGAGAACAAAGTAAGTCAGGTAGTCGCACCGAATTTAATAGTAAGAATCGTGGTGATAAAGGGTTCGAAGGCGCCCGAGCTGCACGTACAATGAAACGCTCAAAGAGTCTATTGAAACGCAAAAATGATGAGGTAAGTCAAAAGGAAAAACTCCTAAAGGATATTGAAGTATCAGAACCACTCACAATGGCACCGCTTCAGTCACCGCATAGCGTTTTGTTATCTGTCTCAGAATTATCGATTGGCTATACTGACCGACCATTAATTAATCCCGTATCATTTGAGTTGTCAACAGGCAAGGTCCTTGCCTTAACGGGTGATAACGGAACGGGTAAATCTGCGTTAATTCGTGCGTTACTTGAGCAACAAGACTTGATTGTCTCTGGTAGCTATCATTGGGCAAGTCAGCTAATCATTAGTCAGGTCCAACAAGACACCTCTGGATTGAGCGGTACACTAGCGGACTTCAGTGAAACGCATCATCTAGTTCTTGAAGAATTACTTGGCACGCTCTTTAAACTTGGTATTCCACGCCAAGTATTTACTCAACAGTTAGAACAGATGAGTGAAGGGCAGAAGAAACGCGTTGAATTAGCTAAGTCATTATTGACGCCAGCTCATGTATTTATTTGGGACGAACCACTAAACTATCTAGATGTATTTAACCAAGAGCAAATTGAAGAGCTTATTACCCAAGTGCAACCAGCAATGTTAATCATTGAACATGATCAAACATTTTTGAACACCATACATGCACAACAAGTTGCGTTAGAGGCATTCACTGATTAA